Part of the Coleofasciculus chthonoplastes PCC 7420 genome, ATCAGTGAATTAATTAATTTTTAATTGTAGAATTAAGCTTTGGTAAATTTATTGGCTTTAGTATATTAAAAAAGGTAAATTTAAGCGGCAACGGTTTATTTAGAAGCGTAATGCGCTAATCTGAATGAAGAGTGTACATGCAACCTACTTCCACCCAGCGATCTCTCACGCTTGGGTTTCTTGAGTACCACTTGGCGTCATTGGGGCGTCATTGGGGCGTCATGGGGCGCGATCGCGAGATGTCCGATTCATATTCTAATTTTTGTAGGTATCAAAATATACCTGTAGAGACGTTGCCTGCAACGTCTCTACAAGGTTGGCATAAAATGGGGATCGTCAACCCGGAACCTGGATTTGGTATGATGACCTATGATCGCTGGACAGGATTAACTGGAAAACATAGTAAGTTCCGCGCCAAAAATATTAGTGGAATGAGCCGCTACAGTCTGAACATCAACATTATGCAGCGTTGCCATAATCGCATAATTACCTAAACCGATCATTGTGTCATTGCCTTGTCCGATCAAAACTACGCCGCTTAGATTGGAGAGTCCCAAGTCAATTTGGTCTTGATAGGGGTTAAAGTTATTAATCTCACTAGATCCCCACATTTCTAAGCTAATGGTATCCTGTCCACCACCCAGCCAGATTTGATTTTGACCTCTACCTGCATTAATTAAATCATCACCTGAACCACTGTAAATAATGTCATTTCCATCTCCGGTACTAATCGTGTTTACCCCTTCACCAGCGTAAATGGTATCATCACCAGAACCCGTGGTAATCGTATCATTTCCAGATCCACTGTAAATCAAATTGTCACCATCTCCAGCATCAATTATATTGACCCCTTCATTGGCATAAATGGTGTCATTGCCATTCCCAGCCTTAATTGTATCAGCAGCCGAACCGCCATAAATCAGATTATTGCCATCTCCAGCATCAATGACATTCAACCCTTCATTGGCATAGATGGTGTCATTGCCATTCCCAGCCCTAATTGTATCAGCAGCCGAACCGCCATAAATCAGATTATTGCCATCTCCAGCATCAATGACATTCAACCCTTCATTGGCATAGATGGTGTCATTGCCATCTCCAGCCGTAATTGTATCAGCAGCCGAACCGCCATAAATCAGATTATCACCATATATCGCAATAATCCTATTGATTCCTTCACCACCAAAAATGACATCATCACTTGATGTGCCTTCTAGCCAATCATCACCAACTGTTCCAAAAATGTAATTCATCGACTTGCTCCAAATGTGATTGTATGATATTGGATTATCTCTTGGATATGTATGCTAAGACGGCAACTTTCCACCCATGCATTAAATTAAATCTTGCGACAATAAAATCGCATTAACCCTCTTTTTGAATGCAATATTTTCTAGCCAGAGGAAAATTGTTTTCAATTTTATTTTATAAAGTTTTGTCTTGTTTTTTATAAAGTTTTAATAAAGAAATCATCAGGGGTTTATGAAGTTTTGGTCAAGACGCAACCTAACTGATAGGCATTCCCCTGTCCAGCAATGTTCTCTTGACTCCGAAATGCTGCTGTAATCAGCGGTTCGGCATTTAAGCCTTAATGGTATTAAGGGCGAAATCACGTTCAGTGCGAGCGTCTCGTTCGCTACTCATCCCTAAATTAAATCCATGACAGCTAATCAAGTTTGTCTAAGTAGCCGGACAACATTACAGTTGACGGTTGAGATGGGAAAGGAATGGGAAGGAACAGTCAGACAGATAATGTATAGCAGAATACAAAGATTCGATCAGTCAAAATCTTAAGCAAAAATTCAACAAATGTATTCCTGTATACATAGAGTATAAGATTAGGTTAAGAGATTCTCTCACATTCATAATATTTTTTTCAGATAAAAAATTACAGATAGGGTGTATGCTTAGATATGGAGGTTAACCTGTTCTTAACCAGAGAAACTCCACACTACTGTTACGAGGGTCAATGCCAATGGTTGGTGTGGTTTCACCTCGCCCAGATCGGCAGGTCGAAATTTTACATGTTGTTCCAGGTCGTCTAAGACTCCGAGTCTTAGGAGAGGAACCGGGAACCGTATTAAAAGCGGTTACGCCCCAGCTACGAAAGTGGGTCGGCGTGCGAGAGATACGAACCAATGAGCAAATTGGAAGTTTACTCATTACCTTTGATACGAATCAGTTATCTCTAGCTCAACTATTTCAGATTCTGGGTAATTTAGGACTTGGCGAAATTGAACAGCCTCAGAGTCAGGAACCTTTAGACGCAGAGGCTTGGAAAAGATCAGGAACTCAGCTTATATCCTTTATTCCCTTATTAATTGGACTGTTAACGACAAGGCAACTAGGACTGCAAGGATGGCGGTCAATTCTGGTCTATTTACTGACAGCGAATGTCGTTCGCCAGATTATGCAGAATTTGGATTGGTTAGAAGACACAGGACAGAAGGAAGGTGACAAGGCGGACGAAAATAATGTCAATTTAGACGGAAAGGTTCTTGCGAATTCTACACCTTATGAGCAAAATAATAAGCCGCCAACAGTCGCATTCAATACCGATTCATCGGTTATCTATGGCTTAGTTCATACAGTTCCTGGACGGATGCGTTTTCGTGTTCCTAAAGTTACCGAAGATTCAGCCTATCTGCGCCGATTGCAATCCTTAGTTAAAAGAGATGATTGGATTACCCAGATGCGCTGCAACAGCACCGTCGCATCGGTGGTGATCACCTACAACCCAATGCAGTTTTCCGAAGCGGAAGCTGGGTTACATTTCATTAGTCTGATTCAAATCGCTGCTAATCCTGACTCCAGGGAGCCGGGAAGCGGAGGCGCCGGGGAGCGGAGGAGCAGAGGAGCGGAGGATGTAGAGACGAGTCATGACACATCTGAGAACCCAGTTGTCGGGGTGGGTGTTACCGATAACATTGAAGAGAAAACGGATAACTTGACTCAACCTGTCCTTCCAGAGGAACCCAGGCGTGGGGAAGCTGAGGAGATAGCCGAGCCGGATTTGCCGCCACCGGAGACAAGTTCAGCCGAGGCGAATTCGTTGACTCCTCCGGTGCAGGTAGAAGAAGAGGATCACAGCAGTGAGGAGGCTGGGGAGAGTCCTGTTGATCAGGATGTACAACCAACCAACA contains:
- a CDS encoding calcium-binding protein, giving the protein MNYIFGTVGDDWLEGTSSDDVIFGGEGINRIIAIYGDNLIYGGSAADTITAGDGNDTIYANEGLNVIDAGDGNNLIYGGSAADTIRAGNGNDTIYANEGLNVIDAGDGNNLIYGGSAADTIKAGNGNDTIYANEGVNIIDAGDGDNLIYSGSGNDTITTGSGDDTIYAGEGVNTISTGDGNDIIYSGSGDDLINAGRGQNQIWLGGGQDTISLEMWGSSEINNFNPYQDQIDLGLSNLSGVVLIGQGNDTMIGLGNYAIMATLHNVDVQTVAAHSTNIFGAELTMFSS
- a CDS encoding HMA2 domain-containing protein, translating into MVGVVSPRPDRQVEILHVVPGRLRLRVLGEEPGTVLKAVTPQLRKWVGVREIRTNEQIGSLLITFDTNQLSLAQLFQILGNLGLGEIEQPQSQEPLDAEAWKRSGTQLISFIPLLIGLLTTRQLGLQGWRSILVYLLTANVVRQIMQNLDWLEDTGQKEGDKADENNVNLDGKVLANSTPYEQNNKPPTVAFNTDSSVIYGLVHTVPGRMRFRVPKVTEDSAYLRRLQSLVKRDDWITQMRCNSTVASVVITYNPMQFSEAEAGLHFISLIQIAANPDSREPGSGGAGERRSRGAEDVETSHDTSENPVVGVGVTDNIEEKTDNLTQPVLPEEPRRGEAEEIAEPDLPPPETSSAEANSLTPPVQVEEEDHSSEEAGESPVDQDVQPTNTDDSVADKPEPTEDAQAAIANSVSPWLEFKSAALSTLLRLMAKMPIVGV